A region of Mycolicibacterium brumae DNA encodes the following proteins:
- a CDS encoding antitoxin: MSFIDKAKETIAANADKAKEVISANADKVEAAIDKVGDKIDEKTDGKFASAVDKAQEAAKSAADKLKGDKP, translated from the coding sequence ATGTCATTCATCGACAAGGCCAAGGAGACCATCGCGGCCAACGCCGACAAGGCCAAGGAAGTCATCAGCGCCAACGCCGACAAGGTGGAGGCCGCGATCGATAAGGTCGGCGACAAGATCGACGAGAAGACCGACGGCAAGTTCGCCTCCGCGGTCGACAAGGCGCAGGAAGCCGCCAAGAGCGCCGCCGACAAGCTCAAGGGCGACAAGCCCTGA
- a CDS encoding type II toxin-antitoxin system Rv0910 family toxin, whose product MAKLSVSVDLPLTPEQAWEAASDLSRYSDWLSIHRVWRSALPEKLEKGTVISSIVEVKGMPNLVKWTIVSYKPPQSMTLNGDGKGGVKIKLIGRVVPTGDGSTFTLDIHLGGPALFGPIGMIVAGALKGDIRQSLDQFKAIYA is encoded by the coding sequence ATGGCGAAGCTTTCTGTCTCCGTTGATCTCCCGCTGACACCCGAGCAGGCATGGGAGGCTGCCTCGGATCTGTCGCGCTATTCCGACTGGCTCTCGATCCACCGGGTGTGGCGCAGCGCGCTGCCGGAGAAGCTGGAAAAGGGCACCGTCATCTCGTCCATCGTCGAGGTGAAGGGCATGCCGAACCTGGTCAAGTGGACCATCGTGAGCTACAAGCCTCCGCAGTCGATGACCCTCAACGGCGACGGCAAGGGTGGGGTGAAGATCAAGCTGATCGGCCGGGTGGTCCCCACCGGGGACGGCTCCACCTTCACCCTCGACATCCACCTCGGCGGCCCGGCGCTGTTCGGCCCGATCGGCATGATCGTCGCCGGCGCCCTCAAGGGCGACATTCGCCAGTCCCTGGACCAGTTCAAGGCGATCTACGCTTAG
- a CDS encoding GAF domain-containing sensor histidine kinase: MAEPEATGLVRDGLIDAMLAVTTNLDLEETLTTIVDTAMRLVGARYGALGVIGPSADLLERFIHQGIDRATADKIGPLPQGRGVLGVLLDEPEPVRIPDVAEHPASVGFPPHHPPMRTFLGVPIRIRDEVYGNLYLTEKADGKLFTADDEVLVVALAAAAGIAINNARLYRRTRELDVLSERDRIARDLHDHVIQRLFAVGLSLQGALGAGYEQQRDRISVALDDLQDVVQEIRTTIFDLHGGQVTRLRQRLEQAVNQMTDHSPVRATLHFTGPLSVVDASLADHAEAVVREAVANVVRHADATTVVVNVVVDDNLRVTVIDNGHGIPACTTRSGLANLASRADECGGVLSVGADPGGGTRLEWSVPLP, from the coding sequence ATGGCTGAGCCGGAGGCCACCGGCCTGGTTCGCGACGGCCTGATCGACGCGATGCTGGCCGTCACCACCAACCTGGACCTGGAAGAAACTCTGACCACCATCGTGGACACCGCGATGCGGCTGGTCGGGGCCCGGTACGGGGCGCTCGGCGTGATCGGGCCGTCGGCTGACCTGCTGGAGCGGTTCATCCATCAGGGCATCGATCGGGCCACCGCCGACAAGATCGGTCCGCTGCCGCAGGGCCGCGGTGTGCTCGGGGTGCTGCTCGACGAGCCGGAGCCGGTTCGGATCCCCGACGTCGCCGAGCATCCCGCCTCGGTGGGTTTCCCGCCGCACCACCCGCCGATGAGAACCTTTCTCGGTGTCCCGATCCGGATCCGCGACGAGGTCTACGGCAACCTGTACCTGACCGAGAAGGCCGACGGCAAGCTGTTCACCGCCGACGACGAGGTGCTGGTGGTGGCGCTGGCGGCGGCGGCCGGCATCGCGATCAACAATGCCCGGCTGTACCGGCGCACCCGGGAACTCGACGTGCTCTCCGAGCGCGACCGGATCGCCCGCGACCTGCACGATCACGTCATCCAGCGGTTGTTCGCCGTCGGGCTGTCCCTGCAGGGCGCCCTCGGCGCGGGGTACGAGCAACAACGCGACCGGATCTCGGTCGCCCTCGATGATCTGCAGGACGTGGTGCAAGAGATCCGCACCACCATTTTCGACCTGCACGGCGGCCAGGTGACCCGGCTGCGCCAGCGCCTGGAGCAAGCCGTCAACCAGATGACCGACCACTCGCCGGTGCGCGCGACGCTGCACTTCACCGGGCCGCTGTCGGTGGTCGACGCGTCGCTGGCCGACCACGCCGAGGCGGTGGTGCGCGAGGCGGTGGCCAATGTGGTGCGCCACGCCGACGCGACGACGGTTGTCGTCAACGTCGTCGTCGACGACAACCTGCGGGTGACGGTGATCGACAACGGCCACGGCATCCCGGCGTGCACCACCCGCAGTGGGCTGGCGAACCTGGCCAGCCGGGCCGACGAGTGCGGCGGCGTCCTGTCCGTCGGGGCCGACCCCGGCGGCGGCACCCGCCTCGAGTGGAGCGTGCCCCTGCCCTGA
- a CDS encoding response regulator transcription factor: MITVFLVDDHEVVRRGLVDLLDGDPELQVVGEAGSVAEAKARIPAAHPNVAVLDVRLPDGNGIDLCRDLLAAHDDLRCLILTSYTDEESMLQAILAGASGFVVKDIRGMELSQAIKAVGAGKSLLDNRAAAALMSKLRRDDSAEAEDDRLRDLSPTERTLLELLGEGLTNREIGERMFLAEKTVKNYVSRLLAKLGLHRRTQAALLAAELLPRDHG, encoded by the coding sequence GTGATCACGGTGTTCCTGGTCGACGACCACGAGGTGGTGCGACGCGGCTTGGTCGATCTGCTCGACGGCGACCCAGAGTTGCAGGTGGTGGGCGAAGCGGGGTCGGTCGCCGAGGCCAAAGCCCGCATCCCCGCGGCGCACCCGAACGTCGCGGTGCTTGATGTGCGCCTGCCCGACGGCAACGGGATCGACCTGTGCCGCGACCTGCTGGCCGCCCACGACGACCTGCGCTGCCTGATCCTGACGTCCTACACCGACGAGGAATCCATGCTGCAGGCCATCCTGGCCGGGGCCAGCGGATTCGTCGTCAAGGACATCCGCGGCATGGAGCTGTCCCAGGCGATCAAGGCGGTCGGCGCCGGAAAGTCCCTGCTGGACAACCGCGCCGCCGCCGCGCTGATGTCCAAGCTGCGCCGTGACGACAGCGCCGAGGCCGAGGACGACCGGCTGCGCGACCTGTCCCCCACCGAGCGCACCCTGCTGGAACTGCTCGGCGAGGGCCTGACCAACCGGGAAATCGGTGAGCGGATGTTCCTGGCCGAGAAGACGGTGAAAAATTACGTCTCCCGGCTGCTGGCCAAGCTCGGGCTGCACCGCCGCACCCAGGCCGCGCTGCTCGCCGCGGAGTTGCTGCCCCGCGACCATGGCTGA
- a CDS encoding phage holin family protein codes for MIRLLVNFLIFLGSSAIGLLVAWLILRPELSVRPSGFITAVLILAVAQAVLAPFFAKMASRYAGAFLGGVGLLSTLAALLLATLLTGSGGLNISGVGTWIAATVIVWLATALASVALPVLLVKKKAGAQ; via the coding sequence GTGATCAGACTGCTGGTGAACTTCCTCATCTTCCTCGGCTCGTCAGCCATCGGCCTGCTGGTCGCCTGGCTGATCCTGCGTCCGGAGTTGTCCGTGCGGCCGTCGGGCTTCATCACCGCGGTATTGATCCTGGCGGTGGCGCAGGCGGTGCTCGCGCCGTTCTTCGCCAAGATGGCCAGCCGGTACGCCGGCGCGTTCCTGGGTGGGGTGGGGTTGCTGTCCACGCTGGCCGCGCTGCTGCTCGCGACCCTGCTGACCGGTTCGGGCGGCTTGAACATCTCCGGGGTCGGCACCTGGATCGCCGCGACGGTGATCGTCTGGCTGGCGACCGCGCTGGCATCGGTGGCGCTGCCGGTGCTGCTGGTCAAGAAGAAGGCCGGCGCGCAGTAG